From the genome of Candidatus Sulfotelmatobacter sp.:
GATCTGCGGGCGGATCCCCGAGATCACGCAGTCGGCGCCCATCAGCCGTGCGGCGAAGACGGTCTTGAGCAAGTGCTGCGCGACCTGCGTGTCGACGGCCGGCACGCCGGTGATGTCGATGATGGCGTGGGCGCTGCCGGTCGAGAGGAGCGTCTGCAGGAGCTGCTCCATCACGACCTGCGTGCGCTCGGAGTCGAGCGTGCCGACCAGCGGCAGCGCGACGATGCCGTCCCACAGCTTGACCACCGGCGTCGAGAGCTCGAGCAGCTGCTCGGCCTGATTGGTGATGACCGCTTCGCGCGTCTGCACGAAGGCTTCGAACGTCTGCAGGCCGAGCGCGTCGATGAACGACGAGAAGGTCGCGAACTCGGCGAACGAGTATGGCGGCGTCTTCTCCTCGCGCGCGACCTGCAGCACCGCGTCGCGCAGGGCGAAGACGGCGACCGCGGTCTCGCTCG
Proteins encoded in this window:
- a CDS encoding STAS domain-containing protein — protein: MAPQQTTNLVITYLARERERIAKAWIQTVLSASRGRMTPDEAERELTPLLDALIAAAQQGSLSLDAPDFAEVRAMLTEYSRTRARQGFTPSETAVAVFALRDAVLQVAREEKTPPYSFAEFATFSSFIDALGLQTFEAFVQTREAVITNQAEQLLELSTPVVKLWDGIVALPLVGTLDSERTQVVMEQLLQTLLSTGSAHAIIDITGVPAVDTQVAQHLLKTVFAARLMGADCVISGIRPQIAQTIVALGVEFGDIVTKSSLADALKITLQRAGLEVRKIEKRA